In Aspergillus nidulans FGSC A4 chromosome II, a single window of DNA contains:
- a CDS encoding protein CYP681A1 (transcript_id=CADANIAT00005134): MSFLGLLLSAVFPVAIYGIFLVVYRLYFHPLRRFPGPKLAAATFWYEVYYDWFKGPYPGSSWNLDRLHNQYGPILRKTPDELSIRDPDYVDVFFAGGRRDRYSRQGKEAQGSVQSTLLGSDHRRRRGALTGFFSKRSLDTLEPFIMDKVEQLSASVEENFLKTGNILEAGVAFGALTLDTITDYCFDQSFGCLSKPDLAPEWRRTFWDMLESIPFLKNWTFFAEMFFWVPQWVVKHTNPAMEQFFIMQAAIRAKVARVTMEWEQDQALQLQGKDPFMKGKRKRTIFYDILNSAVLLPEDKTPKRMAEEAFGMVVAGGYTTGKAMANLMYHLHANPKWLERVREELDSLMPSPDQPVKLSDLQALPYLTACIKENLRISNIITDSIMLVEPVDTLTYKDWVIPPKTPIGMTLYHMHMDEQIYPEPKAFKPERWIKGAEAKHDLDKYFAPFSKGTRGCLGVNLANAQMYLGLGVILRRFDFQLFDVVKERDVDTVRDCFVGLESPESKGVRLRVMDKRE, translated from the exons ATGAGTTTCCTCGGGCTTCTGCTGTCTGCAGTTTTTCCTGTGGCAATTTACGGAATTTTTCTAGTCGTCTATCGCCTCTACTTTCATCCTCTGCGTCGTTTCCCCGGCCCCAAGCTCGCCGCCGCGACATTCTGGTATGAAGTATACTACGACTGGTTCAAGGGCCCCTACCCCGGCTCTAGCTGGAACTTGGACCGACTGCATAATCAGTATGGCCCCATCTTGCGAAAGACGCCCGATGAGCTTTCCATCCGCGACCCCGACTACGTAGACGTGTTCTTCGCCGGGGGCCGGCGCGACCGCTATAGCCGGCAGGGTAAGGAGGCACAAGGCTCAGTGCAGTCAACCCTCCTGGGCAGCGACCACCGGAGACGGCGGGGCGCATTAACTGGGTTCTTCTCGAAGCGCTCGTTGGATACCCTCGAGCCGTTTATCATGGACAAGGTGGAGCAGCTTTCGGCTAGCGTGGAGGAGAATTTCCTGAAGACTGGCAATATCCTAGAGGCCGGGGTAGCTTTTGGCGCGCTCACACTGGATACCATCACGGACTACTGCTTTGATCAGAGCTTCGGCTGCTTGAGCAAACCAGATCTGGCACCCGAGTGGCGCAGGACGTTCTGGGATATGCTGGAAAGTATCCCTTTTCTGAAGAACTGGACCTTCTTTGCAGAGATGTTCTTCTGGGTGCCACAGTGGGTGGTGAAACATACAAATCCGGCGATGGAGCAGTTTTTCATCATGCAAGCGGCCATCAGAGCGAAGGTCGCCCGCGTCACAATGGAGTGGGAGCAGGACCAGGCGCTCCAGTTACAGGGTAAAGATCCCTTtatgaaggggaagaggaagaggacgatctTTTACGATATTCTCAATAGCGCTGTGCTTCTTCCGGAAGATAAAACACCCAAGCGCATGGCGGAAGAAGCCTTTGGTATGGTGGTGGCAGGAGGCTATACAACCGGTAAAGCCATGGCAAACTTGATGTATCATCTCCACGCCAATCCGAAGTGGCTAGAGAGGGTTcgggaggagctggattcGCTCATGCCGTCCCCAGACCAGCCGGTCAAGTTATCTGACCTGCAAGCCCTGCCCTATCTGACTGCCTGTATTAAAGAGAACCTGCGCATCAGCAACATCATCACAGATAGTATCATGCTGGTCGAGCCAGTCGACACTCTTACCTACAAAGATTGGGTCATCCCGCCAAAAACTCCCATCGGAATGACCTTGTACCATATGCATATGGACGAGCAGATCTATCCGGAGCCAAAGGCGTTCAAGCCGGAGCGTTGGATCAAGGGTGCAGAGGCGAAGCACGATCTCGACAAGTACTTTGCGCCCTTCTCAAAGGGGACTCGCGGCTGTTTGGGGGTTAA TCTGGCAAATGCGCAGATGTATCTTGGCCTAGGCGTCATTCTTAGACGCTTCGATTTCCAGCTGTTCGATGTGGTGAAGGAGCGCGACGTTGACACGGTTCGAGACTGCTTCGTAGGCCTCGAAAGTCCTGAGTCGAAAGGAGTCCGATTAAGAGTCATGGATAAGCGTGAATAG
- a CDS encoding ABC transporter protein AtrC (transcript_id=CADANIAT00005135), whose translation MSSGLGEKARTVLDVKDDDPDRQSGTKAYFRVWGYSSVQDHVIRVTGLFAAIACGAALPLMTLVFGTLIDNFNDWGAGKLSPDEFRSHVSQNALWFTYLFISIFVLSSFNTACLRLTATRCVRALRHDFIRSILRQDLSYFDNCLPGTVATVLSNNADLVEIGLGEKLGIAIEGVAQLCAAFVVAFARQWKLTLVVAATLPLAMLVIVVTVILETRITTKILAIYSKAGGIAEEALASTHIVKAYNAASKLQARYDSYLERATQLGVKRGPIRGIQYGAQFAIMFCAYALAWFYGIRLLVKGEIESGGYLITVLTSVLIGSQSLTLIGPFIGEVSKTAAAAQELFQVIDRKPNIDSLSSDGRTLTGVTGHISFRNVSFAYPSRPSVRVLDDVTVDFEAGKTTAIVGSSGSGKSTILALVSRFFDPVSGSVLLDGHPIHELNIRWLRGQIGSVQQEPVLFSESIFANVCHGFFRTDMDLLPEHERRIRVQEACEAAFAHHFIQGLPEQYDTPVGAGDGLLSGGQKQRIAIARSIIRNPPILLLDEATSALDPNAEGTVQAALNNVSKTRTTIIVAHRLSTVQRADNIVVLRKGRVVEQGSHRELLAKKGTYFDLVAAQTEDGIISTAGDQTGTSEADSVLVKKAAVEDYNSAMSSQSSKATAHEKRVPLLKCLFILLRGRLQLWPLFFCGLIVSIGAGSVFPVQAVVFSRAILIFQFPLPAMASEMLHKGNFWGIIYIVLAVSVLICYAGLGFFFTVAASFLSGTYRSRYFAAMLNQDVSFFEEEDQSAGVMTGQLSTDPQRIEDLISLCLGFILLVVVNVLASCILALAVGWRLALVAIFGCLPPLFLAGYVRVRLEITCQERTTRLYLESARFATEAISAIRTVASLTLEEKVIQMYDERLSHTSPKFIRITLVSAILLGLCESLYLATLGLIFWYGVKLLSQGEYNVETFFMVFVAVIFGGQAAGFLLGYTVNTAKAHTAANNIIHILGSRPSINASTGKQETVQLDSDTAIEFKDVHFSYPARPTVPVLQGLSFKVKKGEHIGLVGASGCGKTTVISLLERFYEAGSGEIFINGIPLHDIDVHSHRARIGLVTQNPTLYQGSIRDNVLIGISISHQNEELDSQIEEKLTKAYKDANIQDFIQSLPEGQQTDPGTRGLALSGGQRQRIAIARALIRDPELLLFDEATSALDTENERLVQEAIERVSHGPGRTTISVAHRLTTVRRCDRILVLHEGRVEEEGTHAELMARGGRYYQMVLAQGLDR comes from the exons ATGTCGTCCGGTCTAGGAGAAAAAGCTAGAACTGTGCTTGATGTCAAAGACGACGATCCCGACAGACAGTCAGGGACCAAAGCTTATTTTCGAGTCTGGGGGTACTCGAGCGTCCAGGATCATGTGATCAGGGTCACTGGACTCTTCGCAGCTATTGCATGCGGTGCAGCTTTACCGCTGATGACTCTTGTGTTCGGTACTCTAATCGACAACTTCAACGACTGGGGCGCCGGGAAGCTCTCGCCTGATGAGTTCCGGTCTCACGTCTCTCAGAATGCCTTGTGGTTCACGTATCTCTTCATTAGCATCTTTGTTCTCTCGTCATTCAACACTGCGTGCCTACGACTGACCGCTACCCGGTGCGTCAGGGCCCTCAGACACGACTTCATCCGTTCAATCCTCCGCCAGGATCTTTCCTACTTCGACAATTGCCTGCCAGGCACGGTGGCAACCGTGCTATCCAACAATGCAGACCTTGTCGAGATCGGTCTCGGCGAGAAGCTTGGAATCGCCATTGAGGGCGTGGCACAGCTTTGCGCTGCATTTGTCGTCGCCTTCGCTCGGCAGTGGAAATTAACTCTGGTCGTCGCTGCGACTCTTCCACTGGCGATGCTTGTGATTGTCGTCACTGTAATCTTAGAGACAAGGATCACTACAAAGATCCTGGCCATTTACAGTAAGGCCGGCGGGATCGCGGAGGAGGCGTTGGCCAGTACTCATATCGTCAAGGCGTACAACGCTGCTTCAAAGTTGCAAGCTAGGTACGACTCGTACTTGGAGAGGGCGACGCAGCTCGGAGTCAAGAGGGGCCCGATCCGCGGTATACAGTACGGGGCTCAATTCGCAATCATGTTTTGCGCCTACGCGCTCGCTTGGTTCTACGGAATTCGACTCCTTGTGAAAGGCGAGATCGAAAGCGGCGGCTACCTGATCAC AGTCCTCACCTCAGTTCTGATAGGCAGCCAATCCCTCACGCTTATTGGCCCCTTCATTGGGGAGGTTTCAAAGACGGCGGCTGCCGCCCAGGAGCTTTTCCAGGTGATCGATCGGAAGCCAAACATAGACAGCCTCTCCAGCGATGGGAGGACGCTCACCGGTGTGACCGGACATATATCCTTCCGGAACGTCTCCTTTGCATATCCCTCGCGGCCCAGTGTGAGGGTTCTGGACGACGTGACTGTTGACTTTGAAGCTGGGAAGACCACGGCCATTGTTGGCAGTTCAGGCAGCGGCAAAAGCACCATCCTAGCCCTGGTCTCCCGATTTTTCGATCCTGTCTCCGGCTCAGTTCTCTTAGATGGACACCCGATTCACGAGTTGAACATTCGCTGGCTCCGCGGCCAAATCGGGTCTGTCCAGCAGGAGCCGGTGCTCTTCAGCGAAAGCATCTTCGCCAACGTCTGCCACGGCTTCTTCAGAACAGACATGGATCTTCTACCAGAGCATGAAAGGCGAATTCGCGTGCAGGAAGCATGCGAGGCAGCATTTGCTCATCACTTCATCCAGGGTCTGCCCGAACAGTACGACACTCCAGTTGGGGCTGGAGATGGCCTATTGAGTGGCGGGCAAAAACAGCGTATCGCAATCGCCCGCAGTATTATCCGGAATCCTCCCATCCTGCTTCTGGATGAAGCCACCTCTGCACTGGACCCAAATGCAGAAGGGACCGTGCAGGCGGCGCTCAATAATGTGTCCAAGACGCGGACAACTATCATTGTTGCCCATAGGTTGTCGACTGTGCAGCGAGCCGACAACATCGTCGTTCTCCGTAAAGGACGAGTGGTGGAGCAGGGGTCCCACCGAGAACTCCTAGCGAAGAAGGGGACATACTTCGATCTCGTCGCTGCTCAAACTGAGGATGGTATCATCTCCACAGCTGGAGACCAAACTGGGACATCTGAAGCTGACAGCGTACTTGTAAAAAAGGCAGCTGTCGAAGATTATAATAGCGCCATGAGTAGCCAGTCATCGAAGGCCACAGCCCATGAGAAACGAGTTCCCCTTCTAAAGTGCCTTTTCATTCTCTTGCGCGGTCGGCTACAGCTGTGGCCCCTCTTTTTCTGCGGACTGATTGTCTCTATCGGTGCAGGCAGTGTCTTCCCTGTTCAAGCGGTCGTTTTCAGCAGAGCCATCCTGATATTTCAATTTCCCCTCCCTGCAATGGCAAGTGAGATGCTTCACAAGGGCAACTTCTGGGGCATTATCTATATTGTCCTTGCAGTATCTGTCCTGATTTGTTACGCCGGCCTGGGTTTTTTCTTCACCGTTGCAGCGTCTTTTTTGAGCGGGACATACCGCAGTCGATACTTTGCAGCAATGCTCAATCAGGACGTCAGCTtcttcgaagaagaagatcagtcAGCTGGGGTGATGACAGGTCAACTTTCCACCGATCCCCAGCGGATAGAAGATTTGATCTCGCTCTGTCTGggcttcattcttcttgtaGTCGTCAACGTGCTTGCCTCATGCATACTAGCCTTGGCGGTAGGATGGAGGCTTGCTCTCGTTGCTATCTTTGGATGTCTTCCACCGTTATTTCTTGCCGGCTATGTTCGGGTCAGGCTGGAGATCACCTGCCAGGAACGGACGACAAGGCTCTACTTAGAAAGTGCCCGGTTTGCTACGGAGGCGATCAGTGCCATTCGCACTGTAGCCAGTCTCACGCTGGAGGAAAAGGTCATTCAGATGTATGATGAACGGTTGTCGCACACCTCGCCTAAGTTCATCCGAATCACCCTTGTTTCGGCCATTTTATTGGGGTTATGCGAAAGTCTTTATCTTGCCACACTAGGCCTAATCTTCTGGTACGGGGTCAAGCTTCTATCACAAGGGGAATACAACGTCGAAACGTTCTTCATGGTGTTTGTTGCCGTGATCTTCGGTGGTCAGGCAGCTGGATTCCTGCTCGGCTATACAGTGA ATACCGCAAAGGCACACACAGCTGCAAACAACATTATACATATCCTTGGCTCCCGGCCGTCAATAAACGCCTCCACCGGAAAGCAAGAGACAGTCCAATTAGACTCGGACACTGCCATCGAGTTCAAGGACGTGCACTTCAGCTATCCAGCCAGGCCCACGGTCCCCGTGTTGCAGGGACTATCCTTTAAGGTGAAAAAGGGCGAACACATTGGCCTTGTCGGTGCTTCTGGGTGCGGTAAGACCACGGTGATATCGCTACTGGAGAGATTCTACGAGGCTGGCTCAGGGGAGATCTTTATCAATGGCATCCCGCTACATGATATTGACGTCCACAGTCACCGTGCCCGGATCGGCCTAGTCACCCAGAACCCAACCCTCTACCAAGGCTCCATCCGCGATAACGTCCTGATCGGCATCAGCATTTCTCATCAAAACGAGGAGCTGGACAGTCAAATTGAAGAGAAACTGACCAAAGCATACAAGGATGCAAACATCCAAGACTTCATCCAATCCCTACCAGAAGGTCAGCAGACCGATCCTGGCACCCGTGGACTAGCCTTATCGGGCGGCCAACGACAGCGCATCGCAATTGCGCGAGCACTCATCCGAGACCCCGAACTCCTCCTGTTCGACGAGGCTACGAGCGCGCTAGACACTGAAAACGAGAGGCTTGTCCAAGAGGCTATTGAACGTGTTTCTCATGGTCCCGGAAGAACCACAATTTCTGTGGCACATCGGCTCACAACCGTAAGACGGTGTGATCGCATACTAGTTCTGCATGAGGGACGagtcgaggaagaagggacTCACGCGGAACTGATGGCGAGAGGGGGACGGTATTATCAAATGGTCCTTGCTCAGGGCCTTGACAGATAG
- a CDS encoding uncharacterized protein (transcript_id=CADANIAT00005137), translated as MYIPKKYRNHNLIYILMAVELAFIIPILTFTGIAAHDRSFIDGEVPLHILGILYPIVLGIVQTGLIVVYCVSAAWQAGSDTSDPDHRQSGAPWYITKNCNVAHDSGNVTYCQQAKALFAFTILIIVLYTVELGIAIQNCFITEEERAERDEEREEKETMKAYEDMILKSPTMIPMTPSAIPMTPGPGGTATATAQFPRSPMPVVTPRSLAFNRLDSNDASTPTSTDLPLREHFTAPTPQAVSVSQEVEAEPTIQQPQPQIYFPPPPKKAKK; from the exons ATGTATATCCCAAAGAAATACCGCAATCACAATCTGATCTACATTTTGATGGCCGTGGAGCTCGCGTTCATCATTCCCATCCTCACATTCACCGGCATCGCCGCACACGATCG CTCATTTATTGATGGAGAA GTTCCGCTCCACATTCTTGGCATCTTATACCCCATAGTCCTGGGCATTGTCCAGACCGGCCTGATCGTCGTCTATTGCGTCTCCGCCGCATGGCAAGCCGGCAGCGATACCTCGGACCCAGACCACCGCCAGTCCGGGGCCCCATGGTACATCACCAAGAACTGCAATGTCGCCCATGACTCAGGAAACGTCACATACTGCCAGCAAGCCAAGGCCCTTTTCGCATTcaccatcctcatcat TGTCTTGTACACTGTCGAACTAGGCATCGCCATCCAAAACTGCTTCATaaccgaagaagaacgggCCGAGCGTGACGAAGAGcgcgaagaaaaagaaacaatGAAAGCATACGAGGACATGATCCTAAAATCCCCCACAATGATTCCTATGACCCCCAGTGCGATCCCAATGACACCAGGCCCTGGAGGGACAGCGACGGCGACAGCTCAATTCCCACGTTCGCCAATGCCCGTGGTGACGCCGCGCAGTCTGGCGTTTAACCGACTCGACTCGAACGACGCGTCTACGCCCACGTCTACGgaccttcctcttcgagaACATTTTACTGCGCCAACGCCCCAGGCTGTTTCTGTCAGCCAAGAAGTCGAAGCCGAGCCGACAATTCAGCAGCCCCAGCCGCAGATATATTTCCCGCCGCCCCCtaagaaggcaaagaaatGA
- a CDS encoding FAD-dependent oxidoreductase (transcript_id=CADANIAT00005138), which yields MSSPSRKLSVPHTVRTAAEPRQNRLYPVRLSHIEQANPTVRLLQLALPPSIQDPNSQDQLENSDDATLPEPFTFFPGQWLDVHIPSVPNAGGFSITSTPADAQVLPSLEPSPELVPADEELPPPIDPRGREPYVELAVQSAPSNPASAWLWRPKEEILGKELSIRVGGSFIWPPAGVKLEELQNVVFVAGGLGINPLISMLSHLNNNDESTGVYHPSLNIHILYSSKLPESTTPETALDQILFLRRLREIVRSQSQFQRLRIALDLFLSNLQDQSSPFLRQSPEDLAIHTRRINRDDLARTVTGTDSKYSPDNTVCYVCGPPQMTDEVVGIVTELLNGRKDRVFFEKWW from the exons ATGAGTTCTCCATCAAGGAAGCTTTCAGTGCCTCATACTGTACGCACAGCTGCGGAGCCTCGACAGAACAGATTGTATCCTGTCCGGCTGTCGCACATTGAACAGGCCAATCCTACAGTCCGACTCTTGCAGCTCGCTCTACCTCCCAGTATACAAGACCCGAATTCGCAAGATCAACTCGAAAATTCTGATGAT GCTACGTTACCAGAACCATTTACGTTCTTCCCAGGGCAATGGCTCGATGTTCATATACCTTCCGTCCCAAATGCCGGGGGCTTTAGTATCACGTCCACGCCTGCAGATGCCCAGGTGCTCCCGTCACTTGAGCCCTCGCCTGAGCTTGTCCCGGCAGACGAAGAGCTGCCTCCTCCCATTGATCCGCGGGGCCGTGAGCCATATGTAGAGCTGGCCGTTCAGAGTGCTCCGTCTAATCCCGCTAGTGCATGGCTCTGGCGGCCCAAGGAAGAGATTTTGGGTAAGGAGCTGAGCATCCGAGTTGGCGGCAGCTTTATATGGCCGCCCGCTGGCGTCAAGCTCGAAGAACTTCAAAATGTTGTCTTCGTTGCTGGTGGGCTAGGTATCAA TCCTCTCATCTCCATGCTCTCTCATCTGAACAACAATGATGAAAGCACTGGTGTCTACCATCCCTCTCTGAACATCCACATTCTCTACTCTTCCAAGCTCCCAGAATCGACAACACCAGAAACAGCCCTCGACCAGATATTGTTCCTCCGGCGTCTGCGGGAGATCGTCCGCTCTCAGTCTCAGTTCCAGCGCTTGCGTATTGCCCTTGATCTTTTTCTTAGTAACCTCCAAGACCAGTCATCTCCATTCCTGCGCCAATCTCCAGAAGATCTAGCCATTCATACTCGCCGCATCAACCGAGATGATCTCGCCAGAACTGTCACCGGAACAGACAGTAAATATTCTCCTGATAACACAGTATGCTATGTCTGCGGACCACCTCAGATGACGGACGAGGTTGTCGGCATCGTCACTGAACTTTTAAACGGGCGAAAGGATCGAGTCTTCTTCGAGAAATGGTGGTAG
- the lreB gene encoding protein lreB (transcript_id=CADANIAT00005136): MDPTHLQLAQRSHQYGLDPELTSASYGISMGLPQPQHSLLQSHSSINSSAPGELPWPQRILSEVHDLLLLLSADGVVHFVSPSCKAITGFDKPHLEHDYITRFIHDEDKPVFARELHESVAMARPFHCHFRMYQADNSTCLLEAHGHPHFEQLNNDATGAANFNQSQHQQQQQQHQQQQHQQRLCQGVFLVCRPYHNESRHLLDSFLEHKLENVRLKERIAQLKREEERDLQTAAQQTRSLQVPSSHAQRPIPQTHKAFASNLDPSLLSSGAADDNESSDTLDNFNDMDVGFGQGQARAARGQKQGGEETSVSHLNDVELLTGLHFTKGERAQGISTGTRDGRLYYSTTTNAKPSREQRVPPENESRKRLKTEYKCADCGTSDSPEWRKGPEGPKTLCNACGLRWAKMGKKRQDSGL, encoded by the exons ATGGATCCCACCCACCTCCAACTAGCTCAGCGCTCTCATCAGTATGGACTCGATCCAGAGTTAACATCCGCCTCGTACGGAATCTCAATGGGGCTGCCGCAGCCCCAGCACTCTCTCCTCCAATCCCACTCGTCCATCAATTCATCCGCACCGGGTGAACTACCATGGCCCCAGCGCATTCTCAGCGAAGTCCACGACTTGTTGCTCCTTCTCAGTGCAGACGGAGTAGTTCATTTTGTCTCTCCCTCGTGTAAAGCAATAACAGGCTTCGACAAGCCCCACCTTGAGCACGATTACATCACGCGCTTCATCCACGACGAGGACAAGCCCGTCTTCGCGCGCGAGTTGCACGAGTCTGTCGCCATGGCCAGGCCGTTTCATTGTCACTTCCGGATGTACCAGGCTGATAATTCGACCTGTCTACTAGAGGCGCATGGGCACCCGCATTTTGAGCAGCTCAACAATGACGCCACTGGCGCTGCAAACTTCAACCAGTcgcagcaccagcaacaacagcaacagcaccagcagcaacagcaccagcagagACTCTGTCAAGGcgtcttccttgtctgccGGCCGTACCATAACGAAAGCAGGCACCTCCTCGACTCGTTCCTCGAACATAAACTTGAGAACGTCAGATTAAAAGAACGCATTGCGCAGCTGAAACGCGAAGAAGAGCGTGACCTTCAAACCGCCGCGCAGCAGACAAGGTCATTGCAAGTCCCGTCCTCACATGCTCAACGGCCTATTCCGCAGACGCACAAGGCGTTTGCTTCGAATCTGGATCCGTCGTTGCTATCCAGCGGTGCGGCGGATGATAATGAGTCCTCAGATACGCTGGATAATTTTAATGATATGGACGTTGGGTttggccagggccaggcaaGGGCTGCCCGCGGACAGAAACAGGGCGGCGAAGAAACATCTGTATCCCACCTTAACGATGTCGAGCTTCTTACAGGTCTGCATTTCACCAAGGGCGAAAGAGCCCAGGGCATAAGCACGGGTACTAGAGACGGCCGACTCTATTACTCGACGACAACTAACGCCAAACCATCACGGGAACAGCGTGTGCCCCCAGAAAATGAGTCCAGGAAAAGGCTGAAGACTGAATATAAATGCGCGGACTGTGGCACATCAGACTCGCCTGAGTGGAGGAAGGGGCCGGAGGGACCGAAGACGCTTTGTAATGCTTGCGGGC TACGCTGGGCGAAAATGGGGAAGAAACGGCAAGATTCGGGCTTATGA
- a CDS encoding choline/carnitine O-acyltransferase (transcript_id=CADANIAT00005133) has protein sequence MQAPMQTSEVLDAPSLSHLVKLIVQRSRLVQKESSSAPNEISSARDQTDTVEKKRATTTSPLPPLPIPELRAIINRHLSYLRAFATDQEFQETVRFASDFQTPGSIGRRLYDRLQVMKAANPDTWYHDLYLQNQYLVRNGPLAPYMTFFFTHPVNIGRHSQAERAALIASTVIRYKFCLENGQIQPRLVNEQPQCMDLYKYMFNTVREPTLGVDLMSRYPGNDYFVVLRRGHVYKVEFDSSAQHAQYERLERIFQTILDTRIDEVDWLGVLTTADRISWAKTRHEFMHLSEENASYIRTIEQSAFVVCLDDGSPETPEERGRHFHFLDGSNRWHDKPIEFIIAANGASGVLGDHTGLDAGTVHELNTEIAEAIRRHQDRRTLSNGTSCEVTVHPVRYSAISPGIEARIHETRSIYTAAISSREHRYTTWTGYGSSLMKAYKIPANSAFQLVVQLAGRYYFGQTSPCWETVLQSNFHTGRVEINQVVTAQVAAFVDAAAEAVPLSDCRQLLLEAARAHSSAVLACTRAGGSDRFLSMMREIVEADEQEPELYHDPVYKRARPRKFISNCFTTGMAENGCCLREDDGIWLHFEVEPESVKYSILGPAGDTTRFCDSLARAAEKVWDILQAA, from the exons ATGCAGGCTCCTATGCAGACGTCTGAGGTTCTGGACGCGCCGAGTCTTTCTCACCTGGTGAAATTGATTGTACAGAGGTCCAGGCTTGTGCAAAaggaatcatcatcagcgCCAAATGAAATTTCTTCTGCTAGAGATCAGACAGACACTGTGGAGAAAAAAAGGGCTACTACTACCAGCCCACTCCCTCCCCTTCCTATCCCAGAACTCAGAGCCATCATTAATAGACATCTCTCCTATCTGCGAGCCTTTGCAACGGACCAAGAGTTCCAGGAAACAGTTCGATTCGCGTCAGACTTCCAGACGCCAGGTAGTATTGGAAGACGTCTATACGACCGCTTGCAAGTTATGAAGGCAGCCAATCCAGATACATGGTATCACGATTTATACCTCCAAAACCAATACCTCGTTCGCAATGGTCCCCTCGCCCCCTAtatgaccttcttcttcacgcACCCGGTTAATATCGGAAGACACTCGCAAGCGGAACGGGCAGCCCTCATTGCGTCAACGGTTATCCGGTATAAGTTTTGCCTGGAAAACGGCCAGATCCAACCCCGACTTGTCAACGAGCAGCCGCAGTGCATGGACCTATACAAGTATATGTTTAATACGGTCCGTGAGCCCACGCTGGGTGTAGATCTTATGAGTCGGTATCCCGGAAACGATTACTTTGTGGTCTTGCGGCGTGGGCATGTCTACAAGGTCGAGTTTGATTCGTCAGCACAACATGCCCAATATGAGAGGCTGGAGAGAATCTTCCAGACCATCCTCGACACGCGGATAGACGAGGTCGACTGGCTTGGAGTCCTAACTACAGCGGATCGTATTTCATGGGCAAAG ACTCGGCATGAATTTATGCACCTTAGTGAGGAGAACGCATCGTATATTCGAACCATCGAGCAATCCGCGTTTGTTGTCTGTTTGGACGATGGCTCTCCCGAGACACCAGAAGAGCGAGGTCGCCATTTCCATTTCTTAGACGGCTCCAATCGCTGGCATGACAAACCGATTGAGTTCATCATCGCGGCCAACGGGGCCTCTGGTGTTCTAGGCGACCATACTGGGCTTGATGCAGGCACTGTCCATGAGCTGAACACCGAGATTGCGGAGGCAATCCGTCGCCACCAGGACAGACGAACGCTGTCTAACGGAACTTCTTGCGAAGTTACGGTACACCCGGTTCGATATTCAGCAATCTCTCCCGGAATCGAGGCTCGTATACACGAGACGCGCTCTATATATACGGccgccatctccagccgAGAGCATCGATACACGACGTGGACCGGGTACGGCTCGTCGCTGATGAAGGCATATAAGATCCCAGCCAACAGTGCATTCCAGCTTGTGGTCCAACTGGCAGGGCGATACTACTTCGGACAGACCTCTCCGTGCTGGGAGACAGTGCTCCAGTCCAACTTCCACACGGGCCGGGTAGAAATTAACCAAGTAGTCACGGCGCAGGTTGCGGCGTTCGTGGACGCCGCTGCAGAGGCCGTTCCACTGTCGGATTGCAGACAGCTACTCCTTGAGGCGGCTCGAGCCCATTCGAGCGCTGTGCTGGCTTGCACGCGAGCGGGCGGATCGGATCGATTTCTCTCCATGATGCGAGAAATTGTTGAGGCCGACGAgcaggagccggagctgtATCATGACCCAGTCTATAAGAGGGCACGGCCGCGGAAGTTCATCAGCAATTGCTTTACGACGGGTATGGCTGAAAATGGATGCTGCTTGCGAGAAGACGATGGGATCTGGTTGCATTTTGAGGTTGAGCCTGAAAG CGTCAAATACTCCATCCTCGGGCCTGCGGGGGACACAACGAGGTTCTGCGACAGTCTAGCGAGGGCCGCTGAAAAGGTTTGGGATATACTTCAAGCAGCATAG